A region from the Triticum urartu cultivar G1812 chromosome 1, Tu2.1, whole genome shotgun sequence genome encodes:
- the LOC125543632 gene encoding replication protein A 70 kDa DNA-binding subunit C-like, which produces MDGAPRLTAGAVREIWELPDGPGTIQPVLQVADLRAVTTKNPVGHQSERYRMLLSDGVHSQQSMLSTNHNHLVKTGALRQGSIVHLQDITCNTIQNRRIIIVVELDVLLSECDLIGKPKIYDKSLPAGQVPNLPASAAQANSGNHSNGPGMLGNGVAPRVEQSTNNQSYGGPYNGVHSPADPSIGRTLQPGPNNVSSGGSYGTMPAQNTMNGGNMAQPNSQRPYNGVHSPVGPSIGRTVQPGPNNVSPGGSYGAMSAQNTMNGNMVQPNSQRPLVNSHQNQRFAVPGAGGGISPPGNVYGRPAQPSYQQPPPVYTNSGPAAKNGAALRTVPISALNPYQRTWTIKARVAAKSQVKHYNNARGPGKLFNFDLRDAHGGEIRAVCFNTQLDQFYDLIEVDKVYLISRGSLKPANKQFNHLNNDYEVTLDGATTIEVCSDDDSSIPRQQFDFRQISEIANMDKDTMVDLLGVVTSVSPSSPFTRKDGVETQKRVLQLRDMSGCSVEITFWGGFCNAEGQQLQSLCDSGSNPVLALRSVRVGEFKGRNVSTIGSSFLKINPDFPAAESLRQWYITEGNNAACTSLSMGGSGMGRTDDRKTVEQIKAENLGRSEKPDWITVKGAISHISTDNFCYPACTTEVNGTRCNKKVTNNGDGMWQCDKCEQSTPNCEYRYMLQCQIQDYTGTSYATAFHDAGKDIIGLPAQDLYRIKHEEQDDEKFADIIQKVRFELFLFKLKVKEEVFNDEPRVKCYIVNAQKLEDTSKESRFLLGPIDSLLVDDGLGPTPGVSGAAAVNTGFTSSTGTYSTNMSGPNQFGQRTSSSSMVPATPSATRYSQNCSVCGSTGHSVQNCPAVAMDMQQPAASGYAASSYGSSPGDAGSGLCFKCNQPGHFSRDCPQQEATSYRSPAANANANSGLCYKCNQPGHFSRDCPGQAANSYGASAGGNTGAGGLCFKCNQPGHFSRDCPGQAANSYGASAGGNAGAAGLCYKCNQPGHFARDCQAQAAAPQRQAYGNGAASGGYNRQSYVGSF; this is translated from the exons ATGGATGGGGCGCCGCGGCTGACGGCGGGGGCGGTGAGGGAGATATGGGAGCTGCCGGACGGGCCGGGGACCATCCAGCCGGTGCTGCAGGTGGCGGACCTGCGCGCCGTCACCACCAAGAACCCCGTCGGCCACCAGTCGGAGCGCTACCGCATGCTGCTCTCCGACGGCGTCCACTCCCAGCAGTCCATGCTCTCCACCAACCACAACCACCTCGTCAAGACCGGCGCCCTCCGCCAGGGCTCCATCGTCCACCTCCAGGACATCACCTGCAACACCATCCAGAACCGCAG GATCATTATTGTTGTCGAACTTGATGTTCTGCTAAGTGAGTGTGATTTGATCGGGAAGCCAAAGATTTATGACAAGAGCTTACCTGCGGGACAGGTGCCTAACTTACCAGCCAGTGCTGCTCAAGCAAATAGTGGAAACCATTCCAATGGTCCAGGCATGCTTGGCAATGGTGTAGCCCCAAGGGTGGAGCAGAGTACTAACAATCAGTCGTATGGTGGACCCTACAATGGTGTTCACAGCCCAGCGGACCCTTCTATTGGCCGGACACTCCAACCTGGACCTAACAATGTGTCGTCTGGTGGATCTTATGGTACAATGCCAGCACAGAACACAATGAATGGCGGCAATATGGCGCAGCCAAACTCTCAGCGGCCTTACAATGGTGTTCACAGCCCAGTGGGCCCTTCTATTGGTCGGACAGTCCAACCTGGACCTAACAATGTGTCGCCTGGTGGATCTTATGGTGCAATGTCAGCGCAGAACACAATGAATGGCAATATGGTGCAGCCAAACTCCCAGCGTCCTTTAGTGAACTCTCATCAAAACCAAAGATTTGCAGTTCCTGGCGCAGGTGGGGGCATAAGCCCCCCTGGCAATGTTTATGGGCGACCCGCTCAGCCTTCGTATCAGCAGCCACCTCCAGTTTATACAAATAGTGGCCCAGCTGCTAAGAACGGAGCTGCCCTTCGCACCGTCCCGATTTCTGCACTCAACCCTTACCAACGTACATGGACAATAAAGGCTAGGGTGGCTGCCAAGAGTCAGGTCAAGCACTACAACAATGCAAGAGGTCCAGGCAAACTCTTCAACTTTGATCTCCGTGATGCACATGGTGGAGAAATTCGTGCAGTATGCTTTAATACACAGTTGGATCAGTTCTATGACCTGATTGAGGTTGATAAAGTGTACTTGATATCTAGAGGGTCGCTGAAACCTGCAAATAAGCAGTTTAACCATTTGAACAATGACTACGAAGTCACTCTGGATGGTGCAACAACCATAGAAGTTTGTTCTGATGATGATAGCAGCATCCCTAGGCAGCAGTTTGATTTCCGACAGATCAGCGAAATAGCTAACATGGATAAAGACACCATGGTGGATTTGCTTGGGGTTGTTACATCAGTTAGCCCTTCTTCTCCATTTACACGGAAGGATGGTGTGGAAACCCAGAAAAGAGTCCTTCAACTGAGGGACATGTCTGGTTGCAGTGTGGAAATAACCTTTTGGGGTGGCTTCTGTAATGCTGAAGGACAGCAGCTGCAGTCGCTGTGTGATTCTGGTTCAAATCCTGTGCTTGCCCTGAGATCTGTCCGTGTTGGTGAATTCAAGGGCAGAAATGTAAGCACAATTGGCTCAAGCTTCTTAAAAATAAATCCAGACTTCCCTGCTGCCGAAAGTCTGAGGCAGTGGTACATAACTGAAGGGAACAACGCTGCTTGCACTTCTTTATCTATGGGAGGGTCAggcatgggccggactgatgacCGAAAAACTGTTGAGCAGATCAAGGCTGAAAACTTGGGGAGATCAGAGAAGCCTGATTGGATCACTGTTAAGGGTGCAATTTCACACATCAGCACCGACAACTTCTGTTACCCAGCTTGCACCACGGAGGTTAATGGTACACGCTGCAACAAAAAGGTCACGAATAATGGCGATGGTATGTGGCAATGTGACAAATGTGAGCAGAGCACTCCAAATTGCGAGTATAGGTACATGCTCCAGTGTCAAATCCAGGATTATACCGGGACCAGCTATGCAACCGCATTCCATGACGCTGGCAAGGATATAATTGGCCTCCCAGCACAAGATCTGTACAGGATAAAACATGAAGAGCAAGATGATGAGAAATTCGCAGACATCATACAGAAGGTCCGTTTTGAGCTATTCCTTTTCAAGCTGAAAGTCAAGGAAGAAGTGTTTAATGATGAACCTCGGGTGAAATGCTACATTGTTAATGCTCAGAAATTGGAGGACACGTCGAAAGAGTCTCGCTTTCTACTGGGACCAATTGATAGCCTTTTGGTGGACGATGGCTTAGGTCCAACCCCTGGGGTGAGTGGTGCTGCTGCTGTCAACACTGGTTTCACCTCCAGCACTGGTACCTACAGCACGAATATGAGTGGCCCAAATCAGTTTGGGCAGCGAACGAGCTCATCTAGCATGGTGCCTGCCACACCATCAGCGACACGATATTCACAGAACTGCAGTGTTTGTGGGTCCACTGGGCATAGTGTGCAGAACTGCCCTGCAGTGGCCATGGATATGCAGCAACCAGCAGCAAGCGGCTACGCGGCTAGTTCCTATGGCTCTTCACCTGGTGATGCCGGCTCGGGTCTGTGCTTCAAATGCAACCAGCCCGGGCACTTCTCCAGAGACTGTCCACAGCAGGAGGCTACCTCCTACAGGTCTCCAGCCGCCAACGCCAATGCCAACTCGGGTCTGTGCTACAAATGCAATCAGCCTGGGCACTTCTCCAGAGACTGCCCAGGGCAGGCGGCTAACTCCTATGGCGCCTCAGCTGGTGGCAACACCGGCGCAGGTGGCCTGTGCTTCAAATGCAATCAGCCTGGGCACTTCTCCAGAGACTGCCCAGGGCAGGCGGCTAACTCCTATGGGGCCTCAGCTGGTGGCAACGCCGGCGCAGCTGGCCTGTGCTACAAGTGTAACCAGCctgggcactttgccagagactGTCAGGCGCAGGCTGCTGCTCCCCAGCGCCAGGCTTACGGGAACGGTGCCGCATCAGGAGGGTACAACCGGCAGTCCTATGTTGGTAGCTTCTGA
- the LOC125542182 gene encoding uncharacterized protein LOC125542182 produces the protein MISECTINIHFSFVTTVAHVQQFLNEWEIQCLVLVSLSLQVFLLFSAGFRKRHISHVLSVLLWLAYLSADSIAVYVLGHLTLHTGEGDPRHQLVLFWAPFLLLHLGGQDTITAFSMEDCSLWKRHLLNLTTQLAMAIYVVGKQLRWDKKLVAPMVLMFISGTTKYAERIWALRIAGSWEPRIRTSGLDIHTMNTELASMFSSAGEDVDPGRIVEVAMGIGAFQESIGFLMDVTPKRYTRGAYYSQAKAIVEKVARGFTSSGNGVDWAYKLSEIRLSLIYDHLYTKFGSLKLKGLFLYRLTTLAITSTALAFFVVASKGGSYSGVDVWITYVLLVGAMVLEISSVLMWLVSSYWAYMTAFLHLRGRRRSKASRCAGRILLSTVKRLRPHPEKRLEWSGKVQQYSLMDDCIQAMAQRPVNWLLPQIMKQGYTSKHVVVSPEVKKVLLHKLCEIATSPDSIDKLAFSGSFRGEWAASWAASGARTQTAGSSAAQQALAASNIQDMDLVSSALLWHLVTEICFIMSEYDGDKNGKPSNCMFRTCSQQLSNYVMYLVAQCKVMLDSDGHNTLQECRSVLSLSQQIHHRSAAVGNNKRKGLVMGIQDPVFRTVFSSDDKVAGHLIIVLDELLAPESVISAAHRWELIAMVWVEMVCYIARNCGSGFHAKQLSSGGEFLTHVHLLIFLLRTH, from the coding sequence ATGATTTCTGAGTGTACAATTAATATCCATTTCAGCTTTGTGACAACAGTAGCGCATGTCCAACAATTCTTGAACGAGTGGGAGATCCAGTGCTTGGTGTTGGTGAGCCTCTCCCTGCAAGTCTTCCTCCTCTTCTCGGCAGGCTTCCGGAAGCGCCACATCTCTCACGTGCTCAGCGTGTTGTTATGGCTGGCCTATCTGTCGGCTGACTCCATAGCGGTCTACGTCCTCGGCCACCTCACGCTCCACACCGGCGAGGGCGACCCGCGTCACCAGCTGGTGCTTTTCTGGGCGCCCTTCCTGCTGCTACACCTTGGCGGGCAAGATACTATCACCGCCTTCTCCATGGAGGACTGCTCTCTGTGGAAGCGGCATCTGCTAAACCTGACAACCCAGTTGGCCATGGCCATCTACGTTGTGGGCAAGCAGTTGCGATGGGACAAGAAGCTTGTGGCTCCCATGGTGCTCATGTTTATCTCTGGGACGACCAAATATGCAGAGAGAATATGGGCACTCAGGATAGCTGGCTCATGGGAACCCCGGATAAGAACTTCTGGCTTGGATATACACACAATGAATACTGAGCTCGCGTCAATGTTTTCGTCAGCAGGGGAAGATGTCGATCCCGGGCGCATCGTGGAGGTTGCTATGGGTATCGGTGCATTCCAGGAAAGCATCGGGTTCCTAATGGACGTGACACCGAAAAGGTATACCCGTGGAGCTTATTACAGCCAAGCAAAGGCAATTGTTGAGAAGGTTGCCAGGGGATTTACATCTTCCGGCAATGGAGTTGATTGGGCGTACAAGTTATCCGAGATCCGTCTCTCGTTGATCTATGACCACCTCTACACAAAGTTTGGGAGCCTCAAGCTGAAGGGTTTGTTCCTGTACCGGCTAACCACTCTTGCCATAACCTCTACGGCTCTCGCTTTCTTTGTTGTAGCCAGCAAGGGAGGCAGCTACAGTGGAGTTGATGTTTGGATAACTTACGTGTTGCTTGTGGGCGCCATGGTGTTGGAGATATCCTCTGTCCTGATGTGGCTCGTGTCATCATACTGGGCATACATGACCGCATTCTTGCATCTACGAGGCCGTCGTCGAAGCAAAGCCTCCCGATGTGCAGGTAGAATATTGCTGAGCACCGTCAAGCGTCTCCGTCCCCATCCAGAAAAAAGATTGGAGTGGTCAGGAAAGGTGCAGCAGTATAGCCTGATGGATGATTGCATCCAGGCCATGGCACAACGACCTGTCAACTGGCTACTACCACAGATAATGAAGCAAGGCTACACCAGCAAGCATGTCGTCGTCTCTCCAGAGGTAAAGAAGGTGCTGCTTCATAAACTCTGTGAAATAGCCACCAGTCCAGATAGTATAGATAAGCTGGCATTTAGCGGCAGCTTCCGTGGAGAGTGGGCTGCATCTTGGGCGGCTTCTGGAGCTAGGACTCAAACAGCTGGAAGTAGTGCAGCCCAACAGGCCCTGGCGGCCAGCAACATCCAAGATATGGATCTCGTGTCAAGTGCCTTGCTTTGGCACCTGGTGACAGAGATATGCTTTATCATGTCCGAGTACGACGGCGACAAAAATGGCAAACCTTCTAACTGCATGTTCAGAACCTGCAGCCAGCAACTGTCCAACTACGTGATGTATCTTGTCGCCCAGTGCAAGGTGATGCTCGATAGCGACGGACACAACACGCTACAGGAATGTCGAAGTGTGTTGAGCTTGAGCCAGCAAATTCATCACCGAAGCGCCGCCGTCGGCAATAATAAGAGGAAGGGGTTGGTGATGGGCATCCAAGACCCCGTATTTCGCACCGTTTTTTCATCTGATGATAAGGTAGCTGGCCATTTGATCATTGTGTTGGACGAGTTGCTTGCACCTGAATCTGTAATATCAGCAGCTCACAGGTGGGAGCTGATTGCGATGGTATGGGTGGAGATGGTTTGCTACATTGCACGCAACTGTGGTTCTGGCTTCCACGCCAAGCAGCTAAGCTCCGGCGGGGAGTTCCTCACTCATGTCCATCTCCTCATCTTTCTTCTACGCACACACTAa